The sequence AATGTTGATGATGGAAATGGTAACCTTCATATATCATCCCACAAAGTTTAAATTTGGCAATTTTTTGATTccattatatattcattaactCTACATACTTAACCATCAATTATTTAATGCAAATGTTGCTTTAAAGAAAAggggaaaatgatgaaaaagaagTCGAAAAACAAAGATTAAAGAAATCCTACTCAACTGAAATATGtccatgaaaataattttctttgatGTTCTTTGTGACTCCTTTAACAGATTTATTGATTAtatgtattaaattaaattagtctaCATTTAATTACTATAGAGCTTTTGAaattctgaagaaaaaaaaataacatatatatattatgcataGGACATGTaccatttattatttattgtaaaaagttattttcttaatggtaatttatgaattatgactTTCCAACTTCTTCATCGTTTATCACTTAGAAATAACgtttcatcttctttttcttttaaaatttcataattattgaTAATGTAGTACAAATGAAATAGATACATGAACTCTCTAATTCcacatttaatttctttttcattttttcttaagaTAAAAAGTAGTTAATGAATTTTGTATGtgcatttaatatttaaataatttgatgtGTTATAATATCTTAATTTGGTGAAGAAAATTTTCGTAATTCAacttcaaactcaaaatctttCCAcataactaataattaatacTAAGGATAAAGATATgtggaaaaattttaaaaatttcgtTCGTTAGAAATGACAGTAAAAAcgaaaatcaatttttgaaattgtgaaAGATAAAAATATGCATGTATATTCAGTAGTGCCATGCCACTTTACAACGGTGAACAagtaaaattaaacaaataaagtactaatatatataattcatacttttttttttcttccctaTTTTTGTCTCATCCTTAAAGAAGCAAATTTTGTTTTGGTTAGTTATTTCTATTTGTTCGCATCAAATTTGTTTATAGATTCACAAATACATATAACTAATTTAGGTGGCATCAAATTTCCTCCCTCTTTTGCATTTCCTAGATGGGtaaattaatctaaaaattaaaaattgaccttaacgaaaattcaaattaataggCCTTGTAAAATTCTAATaccaaataattatataaatttaaatatattattttgatttaattattcaaTCTCCACCCCCTTGATTTGGCATTTAAGTTACGTGACATAGAGGTAGTTTGTAAGTTgttagaaataataaaagtattttctataaataattcattttctGACAATCAAATTTCTCCTAAAAAATTATCCTACTGTCCCAAAATGTCCGGATATTAATTGGctgtaataataataacaaaagtaTTAGCAATTAAACCTAGAATAATAGTACTGAAACATGATAGAGATGTTCATAagcattttaaaattatattattattattttagaataaCTAAAAAGAAAGTGCGTCATATAAATTAAGAAGAACTATTTATTTATACTAGCAAAACAACCACGTACGACTAATGAACTTTTAATATGTActcctttcatttttttagttgttATATTGCGTTTTCCGAAAATCAGTTTGAATAACTTTCGCAACTAAATTAGATTGcttaattcaatatattaaaataaaaaattaaaaacattcaaaaactatagttgcgattttttttcatattaatgtGATTAAAATACGCATCTTAAAATGTTGATCAAAATTTATATCGCCTGACTAAAAAAAACGTAAATTATATATGAGTATGACAACTAAAAAGGAGGCGAAGAAGTACTATATTgtgtatttttattgttaaacttaaatttagtttttttttttttaacttcctcAGGAAACTCTCACCCTTTTTTCTCTCTTGGAGACTCGAACTCGCACCTTCAAATTGAAAATGAGAAATCTTTATCATCCGAGCAAATCTCTTTTGtaaaatttacatttttgtGAAATCctaaaaaagtgaaaatacataaataaatcattGAGTAGTTTGATTGAAGATTTATGAACCAAAATTAGGTGAAAGGAATAAAACTAGACACGTGAGGTTGAGTACAGGTGATTATGACCGGCTACCTAAATGTGAATCTCAGACCCATTTACAATTATGGCGCTTTTCTTGTCGTACGGTTTATACGGACATCTCTGTTTACCGGACCCATGCGTAGCCGGTAACAACCTCCATTTTTCATCTACGCACTTTCTAATTTTCCTTATACTTCACTCTCtcaactcttttctttttattcaccCGTTATAGGGTCCACTCAAGGTATGcttttcacattatttttttcatgactCGAAAGTCAAATTTGAAATCTCTGATTAAGGCATGTCTCTCcactatttatattaaagtgagattttttaaaaaaaaattatatgaaataacaaattatgaatttaaattaaatgatatagctataatttattttaattgtaatttgcagcaaatatcttcttttttgtCATCTGATTCGGTATAtacttagggcccgtttggatgggcttaataaaagcagctttaaaaaagtacttttgaaagtgctgaaacttatttttaaaataagcagttatgcgtttggataaaagtgctgaagttgctatgccaaacgtgaaaagggaaaaatgaaagaaagagatgttagggttatgtgggtaatttggatattgtataaaaatattaagggcaaaaagataaaaatgtggtcaacttaaaacagcttataagctaaaaaagaaaaagcaccCTTatcccagcttttaacttttggcttaaaataaattattttgagtattgccaaacagctaaataagtcaaaaaccagcttttaagtcagtttgaccagcttttaagctgagccaaacatgCTCTTAGTCATTTTCAATAtacaattagtcattttatacatttggtatagaatgtataaaatatgtttgtatttttataaaagcgagagaaaaatgtatatacaaatataaatgcaTGTATTTTCGTctattaattatacaaatacatatcttattataaaaattacgattataaatgaatttatacaaaaccGAACAACTTGTATGAAATTGAATGTTTATAGCGAATAATACAAATCAAAAGTCCcatagcaaacacaaaatttgCTATGAAAAACAATTAtgcaaataatattataatatacaaatataatttttatgtttgctacaTATAAAAATTGCTCTTTTTTATTGTCaatttttattgaaaacaaTCTCTAAGCCTTCATATccactaataaaataatattgctAACCTTTATTagaacttttatttatttttcctgaTTCAAAACTTAAAAATCTTAAGATTAAAGGTGAAAAATAATTACGTATTATTGCTGAACTTTCAGTTTCGAAATAACAGAAAAAAGATGCGtataattatattgaaaagCTTGCAACGAGAAAAATGTGATCGTGACGGGTTCGGTATCTAGGCACAAGGTTTGTCTATTTTTTGTTGGACGTGTAAGAAAAtgattgaatttaaaaaaaaaattgtagtactattgaaaataaaataattactccAATAAATAAATTTCCTCAAATAATTGTTCAGAAAGAATACtctctccgtttcaaaaaggatgacctagtttgacttagaacggagtttaagaaaagaaaggaccttttaatcttgtggttctaaattaaagttatgtcaaatgtaccaaaacgCCCTTAatcttatggtcttaaacatTGCCACGtagaaagttaaagttaaagtgttgctaAAAAAGAAAAGTGGACATTCTTTtcgaaacaaactaaaaaggaaacaggaacatttttttaaaacgaaagaaatagtttttcttttttgtagaCAGCAACTAATTTAAGTACGATATATCATATAACCTTTTTTTCCTccaaattattttacaaaagtttttttgaaaactaattTATCAATCGTCATTGATTGAATAACAATTTCATACTTCATGACTTCAATTAgcttctagtttttttttatactgTTTGTTGTATCTTGTAAGTCCTTTCTATAATTTGTTGCATTTTTCACATGACTTGACAATCTAAACTAAAAGAGAAAACCATCttaattaataatgttttgAATTACTTGAAAGTAATTGCGAAAGATATACTTTTTATAGTTATACATAgttataaatattcaaaagagCTAAATAATCATCGAATTTTTATGATTGTgctatttcaattatttttaattaaaattaattctcATGTGGTACTCAACtatagttatttaattttttttttatcgaagaaaaataaaatcaagaaaattggGACGGTCTGTGTGTACTATCACTTGATTGGCTCCACCTAATTATTACAGATAGGTTGTGTGTAAATTCTCACTTGATTGGCTCCACAAAAATAAGTGCACTTTAGTACAAAAAATCcattaagaaattaattaactaaattacaagattttgaatattgattttcatattccaaatataactttaaagtgGTATTTAGaattaactcatttttttgattatttttatttaaaaagactCTTACTTTTTTCGttttatttaatgttatattGTATCACCGTTtgatttaacataaaatttaagattttttttttaaaaatcttgaaTCTAAAACAATCTTCAAATCTTTACGTCACTCTAAaccattttagtaaaaataaaattaattttttttaataataaactaaaaaaatgcgTTACGTAAATTGAAACACCGTATCATACCTCGATAGGTGTTTCTAAAAATCTCAAATGCAATGTCACATTTCATTAAGAAATgacaatacataataaatataccAATTAGTGACACATCTAATAAGAAAGTTTCCACTACAAAAATTTGAGGTGACTTCTTAAAATAGTCAACTTACCTTAAGAGTACGTGTAGTTCACGCGTCATTAGTGAGAGTAGAAAAAAACTCACAACAAACACAACAACtaattagtaataataattttaaataaacaaaacaaaaacaaattaaaataaaaagaccaaAACAGTACTTTAATTGAATATTATCTTTCTTTATGTAACTCATTTCTtgttttcatacatatatcccCCACTTCCCATGTCTTTCTTCACATCttccaccaaaaaaaaaaaagtacaaaagggaataaataaaaaaagaacaacacCCATTTCACCATTTTACTTTTGATCTCCAAGATTTGCtcaaaaagattaaaaagaaGAGTTTTTTATTTTAGGGTTGTTGAATTTCATGGGGTTGAAGAAATTGGATTGTTCAATTTGtgctgtttttgttgttgtagttgtgcTGTGTACTGGTTTAGTTAGTGGGGGTGATATAGTTCACCAAGATGATATTGCTCCAAGTAGACCTGGTTGTAACAACAATTTTGTTCTGGTAATCTTCTGATTCTTGATTTcaactgtttttttttgtgtttctgTTCAAAGATTGAGTCTTTTTTAGCTACAAGTTAGTTAATTTTTGAGTTACAGCAAGTTAGTtcactaaatatgtattttttaaaattttggtgaCATTGTTCTCTCTGTACTGTACGAGTATTGTAGAAAAACTTGATTTTTTCCCCCACTTCTTGTGTTTTtgttttgggggggggggtgtcGATGTGTGTCTTTTAATTAGTTAGTACTGAAATGAAATTGATCTAACAGAGTGAAATTGATGTAGAGAATTCATATAGCTGAACTGATGGAGACTCTGTTACTTGATTGTTTGTGTTTGTCTGGCGATTTATCAACAATATTTGAGTGATATACTTGCTATTATTCTGCTATATGTGTTTAATTATATCATCATTTGAACAATTTAAGGGAACTATGACATTAGCAATCAAGGGCGTGACCTAACAGTTGATAAAAAAGttaggtgatttcttctcatGTATCTAAGTCCGAGATGATAAAGTTATCCAATGTCTGTAACAGGCAGGTATAGTGCGAAATAGTTGAGGTTCATGGGAGTTTCCACGTTTATCCTATTCACAATAAAAAGGGTTTGGTTCACGTTTTCTTTGTTCTGGTGCTGATTTGCAGGGTCTCTTGACGATTAAGTTGCTTAAGTTAGTGATATGATGCATCGCGTGcctactttatttttaaaaaaaggaaggaTGCATTGGTTTCCTAAGCCCTCCATTGTGCTCTCAATTTCTTTCCTCATTGTCCCATGGCATGTAAATTAAGAAATAAGAGCTTGAATGAAGTGGTGAATCTACtttattaaaaaggaaaagaggtGGCGGATCTAGGATTTTAAATTAGCGAATGCAGATTTTTATTGCACTGCACTTTTCCTGAAGAGGGTGCAAATTTAGTATAATCTTTAAAAGTTCCTAATACACTCTCACAAAGAGGTTGAGACTTGAGCCGTGGGCGCTCCCACTTCCAGTTACTTGTAATTGCCCCTGATTGAGCGGCTTACCATTTAAGAGTTATGTAAAAATATGATTGTACTTCCACAGTTCCTCTTCAGCAGAAATATGATTGCACCTCTCCAATTAATCTTCAGTTAATGTATGATTATAGTTAATCACTTAATTGAATTTTGAAGTGGGAAAGTTTGTTATCAAGATGTTGTATGGTATATCGTAAGTTGATCGGACACTTCATTTATAACTCTagaacaacatacccagtgtaattcCACAAGTGGGGTGTGGAGAGGGTAGTGTATACGACTATACGTAGCCTTGCCCCTACTTTGTGAAAATAGAAAGGTGGTTTCTGATAGAACCTTTCGGCTCATATTTTTGTAACTCatttttagatatttgaattatttttagcTGAATCCCGTACTCCCCGAATCTTTAATTAGATCATGAATGATCCGATCTCTAGATCCGCATCTGTATAGGACACCTGCACCCAAATCTGAGCAACTTAGGTTATATCAAGACAAAAAGTAATATGGAACTCTACCTCTCAAGTTGAAAGTCTTTCAATGAGCCATTAGAAGTAATGGCCAACTTTCCCAGACAAGAAGCCCAAACAGGTGTTGTGTAACAAAATGACCCCCACTGAATCCCATCTTCCTTTTTCCTAATCCTAAAAAGAGATTATGTCAATGCAGGTTCCAGCATCTATAGAATGTATAGTACCTTTTTTTACTCTTTACCCAAGTCGAAGTTGGGTGATCACTTTCAACATGGAAAAACAAAAAGTGAAGAATAACCAGTGAATATTTGTTCTATGACCTCTCTTTTTCTTCCACTATGGGATATGAGACATTAGGTGGTTGTAATTTTGATGTAAGCCTAATTGGAACACGTGACTGTTGTATCTTATGCTCATATTGGATAGTCTTTGCATAAGATATCAGTCCAAAAGAATCTAAAAAAGGTTGAACAAGATTGAACTGTTGTCAGTTTCAAGTGGAAGCAGACTTCCGTTTAGATGTTAATTTAACTTTGCTTGGTCAAATATGTTAttacttgtatattttttattggaGTCTCTTTGTCTCACAGTAGTAATTGGACATATTATCTAATTTCCTCAAATAGGTCAAAGTTCCGATCTGGGTTGACGGTATAGAAGTAACAGAGTTTGTTGGTGTTGGTGCTCGATTTGGACCAACATTGGAATCAAAGGAGAAGCGTGCTAATCAGACAAGACTGGCTTTTGCAGACCCTCCGGATTGTTGTAGCACACCTAGGAATAAGGTTGTTTCACATTTATTTCTCCTGTTGAAGCATATTTGGCTTGAAGCTcaaaaaaatgtcatttgtATAGTGAACTCAAAATTAGGTTTCTAATATGTGTAGCTCACTGGTGAGGCCATCCTGGTGCACCGAGGTAATTGCAGTTTCACTACCAAAGCTAACGTTGCAGAAGATGCCGGTGCTTCAGCTATCCTCATAATAAACAACCAAACAGGTTCAACTGCTCTTCCTAAGTATTACTATCTGTATTGTTTAAAAACTTCCAATATGAATTGGCTCATTCTTGATTGTCTTGTGGAAACTGCATTCAGCCAACCAACagtcatgatttattttttgaactaCAGGCAGTGCTATTTCCTTATTATCAAATTTCAGTGATCAATTTTGATGTTGACTTGGGAACATCATCACAGTTTGCCCTATGGAAAAACTTAAATCATCCGATAAATTCCTGTATTACCACCATTGCTTAATATTTTGATATGCACATGCAAACGGCTACATATAACTTATGTTCTCTTATTGCTATGTAGAGCTCTTCAAGATGGTTTGTGAACCCCATGAACCTGACTTGGACATTGGCATCCCTGCTATCATGCTCCCACAACATGCTGGCACAAGCCTGATAAAGTTTCTTGGAAATAGCTCTTCTGGTGAGTCTCGTGGTATTGTACTTTTTTTGTAGGTCTATTTGGGAAGGgtgggtggggggtgggggcaCAGCTTATAGCTCCATTTGCATACTTAGTTGAGATTATCTGACATGGTCTCTATTATTGCTGATTTGTTTCTGAAATAATGACTAAAAGATTTTCTGTCTTTCAGTTTCTGTACAGCTGTACTCTCCAAAGCGCCCAATGGTCGATGTAGCTGAAGTATTTTTATGGCTTATGGCAGTTGCTACCATATTATGTGCTTCTTATTGGTCTGCATGGCGTGCCAGAGAAGCTGCAATTGAGCAGGACAAGCTCTTAAAAGTAAAGTTACAAACATTCCTCTCTCTCTCCTATTTATTATTCCTGCTCTTTAGCAGCATCCCAtgtattttatgattttgaagcACGAAACTCACTGCATCTTTCTTTAGCAGTTTGGTTGAAATATGTATCTTAAATCTCGCAGGATGGCTCAAATGAATGCAATGTCACAGAGGGGTTTCGTTCCGGTGTTGTGCTTGAAATCAACATAATATCAGCAGTTCTGTTTGTGGTGGTTGCATCCTGCTTCTTGAttattcttttcaaattgatgtCCTCCTGGTTTATAGAGGTTCTAGTGGTTCTATTCGCCATTGGGGGTGTTGAGGTATGTCACACCAATAGAAGCAGACTAAATTCAAGGGTAGcaatacataatattttacGCAAATAACAAGACCCTAAATATGAATGGAAATCAGGACGTTTTCTTTTTCATGTCACAATTCCTTTCATAGTTGTTTCCATTATAATTTCATCCATTAGTGACCCCTTTCGTTAATCCATCTGAGTTAAGAACTTGCTAGCACATCCTTCTTCACATGTAGGAAAGACGTGAATGGCTTGAATGAGGTTTAAATCATTCTATCTTCATGCGGAGAATATTTGAAGTAACACCTTTCTCACATTGTCCTTACAGGGTCTACAAACTTGTTTGGTCGCTTTGCTATCATGGTATGTATCTTATTGATGCTATTCATATATGATTTTCTTAGCTACAGTGTGTCAAATGCTCCACTAAGCAAAACCAGGTTTGTGTTGCTTCCAGGAGAAGCTTTTGAGAAAAGTTTTCTGAAAGAACTAAAGATTTTGTTTAGTTGTTTTGTTGAAGTTTGTgagtaataaattaaaagaacttcttcaaatATCTGTATGATAAACTGTCCAAGCAAACGCTCTGCAAACTAGAAAGGCTAGTAAAGCTTTCCAGAAAAAGAAGTGATGGGAAAGTGAAGTTTCAAACATGGATGGTTGAGTAGGTTGGCTGATTTCATTGCTGCATATTTTTGTTCTGAACATCATCCATCgtcacaagaaaacaaaggaAAAACATCTCTTGCTTCAAGCAAATTCTCATTATTCTTACTTTTCCAACTGGCAGCCAGCACTCTTCTTGTTGGCTTCAGAAACTCTATAGTAAAACTGCTCCAAGAAAGACCAAGAATGAAAATCAATCTGTAATTAGGCAGCTGTGCTTGGAAAACGAATGCAAGTTTCACATCAACTTATACAATTGCATACTTAGATCTTGTTAAAATTCTATCTAGGATTCAGGGCCCGAAGCCTAACTTCATATCCACTATTAGATATATTCTGATATCACTCTAACTTTTTTTGATTCgctttatcaaaaaaaagagTGATATCAAAAAAAGTTAGAGTGATATCAGATCATATCTAACAGTGGATATGAAGCCCCCGTCATTGGTTTGAAGCAAGTTTAGAGCTAGTCCCTCTCTTTCTTTCGCACCACTAGCACaacttatttttctatttctgACGCTCTGTGATATGTTCTGCATTCCTGGCCCTTGGTAATATTGACCTGTGGTTGCATTGTGCATAGATCTTGATCATGTGATGATAAGTACAAGTGAGATTCTTGCAGGTTTTGGTGGAACTGAATGTGACATCATTTTGGTGTCTTTCAAAACTtttatactccctctgtccaaCAATAGTTGTCCACTATTGACTTGGCACACTTCTTATAAATAGATGggtaattttattatatcaccctttgaatataataaataccatgtcttgaaaaatataatagggAAATAGGGAAATGAGTGAAATgactataattaatgataagggTAAATTAGGAACTAAGTGTAAAATTATTCATGGATTTCATAAAGTGGACAAGTATTgttggacggagggagtaatagcTTTCTTGGAAGTCAACAAATTAAAAGGCAAAATGGAAAAGGAATTTCTTGTTCTCTGACTTTACATGTTATCCCCTCAATGTTTTACATCACACTTTTCAAGCATTAACGGCAATTGTATTTTCTATCATAAATGGCCACAATCATACACAACAGTAGCATTCACATTAGCATTACATGTTCGTTCTTTTGAAAGTCTGTTTCCATAAACCTGCCTTTTGAGAGGCATTTACCTTCTTACTGTACCTATATAGGAAGAAAGGCTTTTACCATCTCAAAGTTTGACTATACCATTATTTTAAACTTCACTCAACCAAAAACACCAACCATTTATGAGTGGCATAAAGAAAGATTACGGTGGCTCTTtcttcaaaacaaaacaaagatTACAGTTGTTGCTGTAAATCATCCAACATCTGTTGTTTAAACATGATCACAAACTGTAACTCATGATGTTCCTTTCTAATAACGATTTGGCCATGtgaaatgttgttgttgatctTTTTACATCCTTTCATGTGTGATGGGTTATTTAGTTCCAACCAGAGTAGTACTAGTTACAAAGGTCCAGCTTTGCGTGCTTTGATGAAAGTGACTGTGGCTTAGACCTTCACTGTAAAGTACAGCTGTACAGGAGCATTATAAAATATGCCTTTtatccttcttttccttttcttatgCTGGGAGTAGGGGCCATGTACTCTTTCGGATCATCCTGCACGTGTGCTCTTTCATTGTGGTGCATTATATACACCTTGTCATCAATTGTTTTTGTCAAAGTCTTTGCTACtaaattcttatttatattttgttgaaataacATTTAAGTTCATTTTACATGTCACAACTCAAGTTGCTGGTGGTTCTTAGAAGGTGTAGCTAACATTCATTATATATAGTTTCAGATGGTTTGAACGTTTTGGACAGTCATACATTAAAATTCCTTTTCTGGGACCTGTTTCATATCTGACGCTGGCGATTTCTCCATTCTGCATAGCCTTTGCAGTTCTGTGGGCAGTTTACCGTCACATCTCCTTTGCTTGGATAGGTCAAGATATACTTGTAAGCGTTGCTGCATTTTCACGCTATTCTTTTGTCTAATATCATCTCAGTTGCTTGTATCTcctctatttccttttttttcttcacagtTTTAACCCTGACCTATTGGAGAGAGAGTTGCACTTATCTAACCATGGTTTTCtttattccttttcttttatggTCTTGGTTGGTGGGATGTCAAACCACTTCTTACCACCTGCTTTGGATTTAATCTTCTTGGTTAGTGGAAATTCTTAAGGTTAACATATTATGTTGGAGATAACAAATTCATAGAAACAAAACTTTACCTCGTCGAAAAAGCCTATTCTTCCCATCTATCCTAGCCTTGGTGAGCAAAGTCACCTGGTACCTGTTGCTGGTGGCAGGTATCTCATGGAATTAATCGAGGTGCGAGAAAGTTGTTCCAGACACTacagttataaaaaaaatttaaaattccaGAGCAGTAAACCCTTTCTGTGtgctacaaaagaaaaaaaaatcttttgcaGATGCTATCTTAAGGATGACACGATATGCTTAAAAAGAGTAAcatgtttttctattttatttagacAGTACGTATGTGTTTAAAAATGTTGTTGTGAGGGGGAAATGGAAACTTTCTTCTATATTATCAGATTACTGTTAACATCTTTGCTATTGAATTGACGTACCTATGTGCTTGAATTCTTTTCATCTTTGGATTTCAAGAGAATAATATTGGCTtctgcttcttttttttccgGTATTCTTTCTTTGAGTTATCAAGTTCTGTTCTCATTGTCTTTTATTCTCTTGGAACTGCTGTACTTCTGGTGCAATTTCCTGGTTCCTGCAAGAACCTTCATGATTTAAATCTGTAAACATTTTACTCTTTTCCAGACACTTGGAAATATGTCTTTTGTTCACCCTGCGACATGGGGGTGTTTTAGGCATACTTTTCAGTGTTGGAATATCAACTCCTATTCTTTGGCTACCACTACTTCCAATAGGTATGATTATATATCTAGACACTAGGGAGAGCTACCCCAACCCCCAAGCTGAAGGAGAAAAGGAAAATAGGGTAACTTGATAATTGGATAGCTTACTTTTATTCTTATTAGTATTGACTCAATGT comes from Solanum pennellii chromosome 1, SPENNV200 and encodes:
- the LOC107004315 gene encoding signal peptide peptidase-like 4 isoform X1; amino-acid sequence: MGLKKLDCSICAVFVVVVVLCTGLVSGGDIVHQDDIAPSRPGCNNNFVLVKVPIWVDGIEVTEFVGVGARFGPTLESKEKRANQTRLAFADPPDCCSTPRNKLTGEAILVHRGNCSFTTKANVAEDAGASAILIINNQTELFKMVCEPHEPDLDIGIPAIMLPQHAGTSLIKFLGNSSSVSVQLYSPKRPMVDVAEVFLWLMAVATILCASYWSAWRAREAAIEQDKLLKDGSNECNVTEGFRSGVVLEINIISAVLFVVVASCFLIILFKLMSSWFIEVLVVLFAIGGVEGLQTCLVALLSCFRWFERFGQSYIKIPFLGPVSYLTLAISPFCIAFAVLWAVYRHISFAWIGQDILGIALIITVLQVVQIPNLKVGTVLLSCSLLYDLFWVFLSKSLFHKSVMIVVARGDKTGEDGIPMLLKIPRLFDPWHGYSIIGFGDIILPGLLVAFSLRYDWLCNKKLRDGYFLWAMLAYGLGLLTTYVALNLMDGHGQPALLYIVPFTLGTFLTLGKQRGDLKHLWTRGEPDRPCPHVRLQPE
- the LOC107004315 gene encoding signal peptide peptidase-like 4 isoform X2 — its product is MGLKKLDCSICAVFVVVVVLCTGLVSGGDIVHQDDIAPSRPGCNNNFVLVKVPIWVDGIEVTEFVGVGARFGPTLESKEKRANQTRLAFADPPDCCSTPRNKLTGEAILVHRGNCSFTTKANVAEDAGASAILIINNQTELFKMVCEPHEPDLDIGIPAIMLPQHAGTSLIKFLGNSSSVATILCASYWSAWRAREAAIEQDKLLKDGSNECNVTEGFRSGVVLEINIISAVLFVVVASCFLIILFKLMSSWFIEVLVVLFAIGGVEGLQTCLVALLSCFRWFERFGQSYIKIPFLGPVSYLTLAISPFCIAFAVLWAVYRHISFAWIGQDILGIALIITVLQVVQIPNLKVGTVLLSCSLLYDLFWVFLSKSLFHKSVMIVVARGDKTGEDGIPMLLKIPRLFDPWHGYSIIGFGDIILPGLLVAFSLRYDWLCNKKLRDGYFLWAMLAYGLGLLTTYVALNLMDGHGQPALLYIVPFTLGTFLTLGKQRGDLKHLWTRGEPDRPCPHVRLQPE
- the LOC107004315 gene encoding signal peptide peptidase-like 2 isoform X3; translation: MVCEPHEPDLDIGIPAIMLPQHAGTSLIKFLGNSSSVSVQLYSPKRPMVDVAEVFLWLMAVATILCASYWSAWRAREAAIEQDKLLKDGSNECNVTEGFRSGVVLEINIISAVLFVVVASCFLIILFKLMSSWFIEVLVVLFAIGGVEGLQTCLVALLSCFRWFERFGQSYIKIPFLGPVSYLTLAISPFCIAFAVLWAVYRHISFAWIGQDILGIALIITVLQVVQIPNLKVGTVLLSCSLLYDLFWVFLSKSLFHKSVMIVVARGDKTGEDGIPMLLKIPRLFDPWHGYSIIGFGDIILPGLLVAFSLRYDWLCNKKLRDGYFLWAMLAYGLGLLTTYVALNLMDGHGQPALLYIVPFTLGTFLTLGKQRGDLKHLWTRGEPDRPCPHVRLQPE